The sequence below is a genomic window from Deltaproteobacteria bacterium.
GGTTCCGGCTCCTCAACATTGTGCGCCGCTATGCAGCCCCCGGGTTCAAGTTTCGGAATTAAAGCTTTTGCGTAATTGGTGTACCAATCTTTATCCGCATCAATGAAGACAAAATCAAATGGCCCCGGAAGCTCATTCACTAGCTTATGGGCATCGGCAAGCCGGGCATCAATGTGCTCGCTGAGACCCGTTTCCTTGAAATTGGCCACTGCCTGCCTGTAACGCCCTTCATCAATTTCGATGGTAACCAGCTTCCCTCCCGTCTTGCTGAGTGCCCAGGCAATCCATATCGACGAATGCCCCGTCGAGGTTCCCACTTCCAGCGCCTTTTTGTATTTATTCTGAACGATTATTTCATAAAGAATCTTCCCGTCCGCTTCCGGAACATTAAGATCACGCCATCGATCCCTCATTTTATCAAGGAATTTCTTCACCTTTTCATCGATGATTCTTTCCCTCCCCGTTGCCTGCGAGTAAAAGGGAATAGCGGATGCAAAAAGAACGATCAGAAACCCTAAAATTCCCATATAAAAATATTTTCTCATCGCTCTTACCTTTCTTAAACAATTAAAATAAAAACGAAGTTTCTTGTTTTTTTCTTATTTCGGGTCGGACCAAGGTAATCTATTAAAATTTAATCAGATACACTCCCAAAGATAGATATTTTGAGGGCTTAAACCACTATTTTCATGGGCGAAATGAGGATCATAAACAGTTGGCTCTTCAACCGGTTACCTTGCTCCGACCCCACTCGAAACATGCCCTTATTTTTTTGCAGTTGCTTTCTTATTAGATTACATGCCCAGGTACCAGGGGGTTAATTTTCATATTTCGCCGCGAATTCTTGATCAGACATCGTCAGGTAAAGAATCCCTTCGATTAAACCCGCTAATGCCGGGATGAAAGTCCAACAAAGAGCCAGATATAAAATCCCCCAACCAATCTTGCCCAGATAAAACTTGTGGATACCTAAGCTTCCGAGGAGAATACCAAAAAGACCCGCGGCAATCCGGCTTTTTCTTGTAGCCGTAGGGATCAAAGGTTGTTTTAGACCACATTGGGGACATACTTCTGCCTGCCAATCAATTTTAGCCCCGCAACGCATACAATATTTTTTTCCATTTAATTGTGAATCCATATGTACACCCCAATAAAGATTTTTCAGGCCGTTCTATATATTATATGCATATCTTGCTTAGGTGTCTCCTGCTTATTGGGCGGGAATTTCTACCCGAACACCCCATTTTTTGACCCCCAACTACCCATTTTTCACTAACTTTTTTGGATTCAACCCGTCACCCTTTGCAGGTTATATTTGAATTTACCCTCTGAATCGATTAACCTTAAATAATAGGAAGAATAATTCGCGTTAAAAAAAAGTTGGGGTACTCGGATGAGCATCTCTCATCTGCGGAAAGGGAATTTGAGGTTGGGAAATGGTCAAACGTCCGGTTTTTTTCTATGGTTGGGTAATTGTGGCCATCATTGTCGTCAGCATGGTTCTTATATATGGAATCCGTCACTCTTTTGCGGTTTTCTTTTCCCGAATCCTGCAGGAATTCCCCTGGAGCCGGGGGAGCATTGCCATAATGTTTTCTTTGAATATATTCATCTACGGGTTCTTAGCCCCTATTGCCGGCACTCTTGCCGACCGCTGGAAGCCCCGGAGAGTGATGCCCTTGGGGGTTGTGATCCTTGGGTTGGCCACGGCTGGCTGTGCTTTCGCCAATAAGTTGTGGCACTTCTATTTCCTTTTTGGCTGTCTTATGCCTCTGGGAAGCGCCTTCAGCGGATGGCCGATTATGGCGCCATCCCTGGTGAATTGGTTTACCAAAAGGAAAGGGCTGGTCCTGGGGCTCGGCCAAATGGGTGGCGGCCTTAGTTTTGTTTACAGTATATTCGTTGAATTCACCATATCCCAAATGGGATGGCGGAATACTTTTATCATTCTGGCGGTCATCTTGGTTATTTTCCTGCTGCCCCTCTACCTGTTTTTTTTCTACTACCGGCCGGAAGAAAAAGGCCTCTATTCTTATGGGGTTGAACCCGCCGCTCCTTCTCCACCTTCCTCCGCCGAGGGAGCGGTTTTCAGAAATCCAATGATTTTGGAAAGGACTCTGGGTGAAGTTATGAGAACCCCCCAACTTTGGTTCCTGGTTTTAT
It includes:
- a CDS encoding class I SAM-dependent methyltransferase; amino-acid sequence: MRKYFYMGILGFLIVLFASAIPFYSQATGRERIIDEKVKKFLDKMRDRWRDLNVPEADGKILYEIIVQNKYKKALEVGTSTGHSSIWIAWALSKTGGKLVTIEIDEGRYRQAVANFKETGLSEHIDARLADAHKLVNELPGPFDFVFIDADKDWYTNYAKALIPKLEPGGCIAAHNVEEPEPLPRGGYWRGTDEYYKYMKSLPGFETSIHPKSRADVSVSYKKKKGK
- a CDS encoding NINE protein, which encodes MDSQLNGKKYCMRCGAKIDWQAEVCPQCGLKQPLIPTATRKSRIAAGLFGILLGSLGIHKFYLGKIGWGILYLALCWTFIPALAGLIEGILYLTMSDQEFAAKYEN
- a CDS encoding MFS transporter, producing MVKRPVFFYGWVIVAIIVVSMVLIYGIRHSFAVFFSRILQEFPWSRGSIAIMFSLNIFIYGFLAPIAGTLADRWKPRRVMPLGVVILGLATAGCAFANKLWHFYFLFGCLMPLGSAFSGWPIMAPSLVNWFTKRKGLVLGLGQMGGGLSFVYSIFVEFTISQMGWRNTFIILAVILVIFLLPLYLFFFYYRPEEKGLYSYGVEPAAPSPPSSAEGAVFRNPMILERTLGEVMRTPQLWFLVLSYALYWGVGCYLILAHQVKFTEDAGYSSLFSVSVFALFGITLFMGQLSGFLSDWLGREKTVTLATLLSLGALIAPMSVRDTSQPWLLYVYSISLGYGAGLFSPTLFAASADIFPGRNYGAVAGLLLAGMGAGGAVGPWIGGYLFDLSGSYTSSFILSMVSMGLSCISLWLAAPRKTTMS